The following are encoded in a window of Halorarum salinum genomic DNA:
- a CDS encoding M50 family metallopeptidase: protein MRGITLGRVAGIPVRLNWTFLLVLPLFAWIIGTQVGQFTELINDVLGSSLDAAALTGGQLPFVLGTAAAVGLFVSVLLHEFGHSFVAMRFGYEIESITLWLFGGVASFEEMPENWRQELTIAVAGPVVSVLLGVIAWVAFGALSLPPEVAFVVAYLALMNVVLAAFNMLPGFPMDGGRVLRALLARNRPHAQATKIAAEVGKVFAFLLGLWGLFNGDLIVVGLAFFIYIAGAGEAQQTVLRAAFEDVAVEDIMTPREELKTVTPDTSVAGLMERMFTERHTGYPVMEGGRLVGMVTLEDAQGVREVERDAYTVDDVMETDIASVMPESDALDALDEMQDRSVGRLVVIDASGDLVGLISRTDLMTAFDVIQSGGTALTGGLRGGDSLPEVSGR, encoded by the coding sequence ATGCGAGGAATCACGCTGGGACGGGTCGCGGGCATCCCCGTCCGGTTGAACTGGACGTTCCTGCTCGTGCTCCCGCTGTTCGCGTGGATCATCGGGACACAGGTCGGACAGTTCACCGAACTCATCAACGACGTGCTCGGCTCCTCCCTCGACGCCGCGGCGCTCACCGGGGGACAGCTCCCGTTCGTCCTCGGAACCGCCGCCGCCGTGGGGCTGTTCGTCTCCGTGCTGCTCCACGAGTTCGGCCACTCGTTCGTCGCGATGCGGTTCGGCTATGAGATCGAGTCGATCACGCTCTGGCTGTTCGGTGGCGTCGCGAGCTTCGAGGAGATGCCCGAGAACTGGAGACAGGAGCTGACCATCGCCGTCGCGGGCCCCGTCGTCAGCGTCCTGCTCGGCGTCATCGCCTGGGTCGCGTTCGGGGCGCTGTCGCTCCCGCCGGAGGTGGCGTTCGTCGTCGCGTACCTGGCGCTGATGAACGTCGTGCTCGCGGCGTTCAACATGCTGCCCGGCTTCCCGATGGACGGCGGGCGCGTGCTGCGGGCGCTGCTCGCGCGGAACCGCCCGCACGCCCAGGCGACCAAGATCGCCGCCGAGGTCGGGAAGGTGTTCGCGTTCCTGCTCGGGCTCTGGGGGCTGTTCAACGGCGACCTCATCGTCGTCGGCCTGGCGTTCTTCATCTACATCGCGGGCGCAGGGGAGGCCCAGCAGACGGTGCTCCGGGCCGCCTTCGAGGACGTCGCCGTCGAGGACATCATGACCCCACGCGAGGAGCTGAAGACGGTGACGCCCGACACCTCCGTCGCGGGGCTCATGGAGCGGATGTTCACGGAGCGTCACACGGGCTACCCCGTCATGGAGGGCGGCCGCCTCGTCGGCATGGTCACCCTCGAGGACGCCCAGGGCGTTCGGGAGGTCGAGCGGGACGCCTACACCGTCGACGACGTGATGGAGACCGACATCGCCAGCGTGATGCCGGAGTCGGACGCGCTCGACGCGCTCGACGAGATGCAGGACCGGAGCGTCGGCCGACTCGTCGTCATCGACGCGAGCGGCGACCTCGTCGGGCTCATCTCCCGGACCGACCTGATGACCGCCTTCGACGTCATCCAGTCGGGCGGCACCGCGCTCACCGGCGGGCTCCGGGGCGGCGACAGCCTGCCGGAGGTCAGCGGCCGCTGA
- a CDS encoding phosphotransferase family protein: MDGVGHGVDRAELAAYLSTELDVEVTDTEVLSDKLNLIVAISTPDDERAYVLHRPNGLRKTDPFNDLEQEYRVLQRLQDAAIPTQTPVLFREDDSIVGDAFVVTTHLDGEPIPLGTDLPERFRDPGARSRVARLLTDTLADINTLDVEPFEGVCERKPPLEQVVRAADRLDAATDVTGRDLPTLRSVGDWLRENPPSEPVTALVHGDYRPGNVLFAGTEDPQLAGGLDWETATLGDPRTDLGYLLLRWRDDGDPTPSLDALEGSYSRDAMRGLEAVNGSGLCPFSAKPGGPDRRELVARWEERTGIPFEHERFFLAHAAFGLATVWEDLYRHRLDASGESGKGAWTEYVARLGASIVDGEFDP, from the coding sequence ATGGACGGGGTCGGGCACGGCGTCGATCGCGCCGAACTCGCGGCGTACCTCTCGACGGAGTTGGACGTCGAGGTGACCGACACGGAGGTGCTCAGCGACAAACTGAACCTGATCGTCGCGATCTCGACCCCCGACGACGAGCGGGCGTACGTTCTGCACCGACCGAACGGGCTGCGGAAGACGGACCCGTTCAACGACCTGGAGCAGGAGTATCGGGTGCTACAGAGGCTCCAGGACGCCGCGATACCGACGCAGACGCCGGTCCTGTTCCGCGAGGACGACTCGATCGTGGGGGACGCGTTCGTCGTCACCACGCACCTCGACGGCGAGCCGATCCCGCTGGGGACCGACCTCCCCGAGCGGTTCCGCGACCCGGGCGCCCGGAGCCGGGTGGCCCGTCTCCTGACCGACACGCTCGCCGACATCAACACGCTGGACGTCGAGCCGTTCGAGGGCGTCTGCGAGCGGAAACCGCCGCTGGAGCAGGTCGTTCGCGCCGCCGACCGCCTCGACGCGGCGACGGACGTGACGGGCCGTGACCTCCCGACGCTTCGCTCGGTCGGCGACTGGCTTCGGGAGAACCCGCCCTCGGAGCCGGTGACGGCACTCGTCCACGGCGACTACAGACCCGGCAACGTGCTGTTCGCCGGGACGGAGGACCCCCAACTCGCCGGCGGTCTCGACTGGGAGACCGCGACGCTCGGCGATCCGCGAACCGACCTGGGCTACCTCCTGTTGCGGTGGCGCGACGACGGCGACCCGACGCCGTCGCTCGACGCGCTCGAGGGGAGCTACTCGAGGGACGCGATGCGGGGGTTGGAGGCGGTCAACGGGTCCGGGCTCTGTCCGTTCTCCGCGAAACCGGGCGGCCCCGACAGGCGCGAACTGGTGGCCCGCTGGGAGGAGCGGACGGGCATCCCGTTCGAGCACGAACGGTTCTTCCTGGCGCACGCGGCGTTCGGACTCGCGACGGTCTGGGAGGACCTGTACCGGCACCGGCTGGATGCGAGCGGCGAGTCCGGGAAGGGCGCGTGGACGGAGTACGTGGCGAGGCTCGGGGCCAGCATCGTCGACGGGGAGTTCGACCCGTAG
- a CDS encoding minichromosome maintenance protein MCM produces MSQMERQELDQFLSFYRTYYGDDIASLAQRYPKEQRSLHVEYDDLYTFDADLAERYLQHPEDMQRVAEEALRTYDLPVDISLGQAHVRMRGLPRERTIDIRNIRVQDDHIGSMVAVQGIVRKATDVRPKVTEAAFECQRCGTMTYIPQADSGFQEPHECQGCERQGPFRVNHDQSEFIDSQKLRVQESPEGLRGGETPQSIDVNLEDDVCGAVTPGDHVTVAGVLHIEQVTSGQEKTNIFDLYMDGVSVVIEDEEFEDMDITDEDKEEIYELSNREDIYEEMVGSIAPSIYGYDQEKLAMILQLFSGVTKHLPDGSRIRGDLHMLLIGDPGTGKSQMLSYIRHIAPRSVYTSGKGSSSAGLTAAAVRDDFGDGQQWTLEAGALVLADKGIAAVDELDKMRSEDRSAMHEGLEQQQISVSKAGINATLKSRCSLLGAANPKYGRFDQYEPIGEQIDLEPALISRFDLIFTVTDQPDPDHDAKLAEHIITTNYAGELNTQREKVTNSEYTSEEVENVTEEVAPVIEADLLRKYIAYAKRNCYPTMTDEAKEAIRDFYVDLRSKGADEDAPVPVTARKLEALVRLSEASARVRLSDTVERQDADRVIEIVRSCLQDIGVDPETGQFDADVVETGTSKTQRDRIKGIKDLISSLSEEYDDEPGAPVEQILERADEVGMDPDKAEQEIESLRRKGEVYEPQNGYIRTT; encoded by the coding sequence ATGAGCCAGATGGAGCGCCAGGAACTCGACCAGTTCCTGAGTTTCTACCGCACGTACTACGGCGACGACATCGCGTCGCTCGCCCAGCGGTACCCCAAGGAGCAACGCTCGCTCCACGTCGAGTACGACGACCTCTACACGTTCGACGCGGACCTCGCCGAGCGCTACCTCCAGCACCCCGAGGACATGCAGCGCGTGGCCGAGGAGGCCCTCCGGACCTACGACCTCCCGGTCGACATCTCGCTCGGGCAGGCCCACGTTCGGATGCGCGGCCTGCCGCGCGAGCGCACCATCGACATCCGAAACATCCGGGTGCAGGACGACCACATCGGGTCGATGGTCGCCGTCCAGGGCATCGTCCGGAAGGCGACCGACGTGCGCCCGAAGGTGACCGAGGCGGCCTTCGAGTGCCAGCGGTGCGGGACGATGACCTACATCCCGCAGGCCGACTCCGGGTTCCAGGAGCCACACGAGTGCCAGGGCTGTGAGCGCCAGGGGCCGTTCCGGGTGAACCACGACCAGTCCGAGTTCATCGACTCCCAGAAGCTCCGGGTCCAGGAGTCGCCCGAGGGGCTGCGCGGCGGGGAGACACCCCAGAGCATCGACGTGAACCTCGAGGACGACGTCTGCGGGGCGGTGACGCCGGGCGACCACGTGACGGTCGCGGGCGTGCTCCACATCGAGCAGGTCACCTCCGGTCAGGAGAAGACGAACATCTTCGACCTGTACATGGACGGCGTCTCGGTCGTCATCGAGGACGAGGAGTTCGAGGACATGGACATCACCGACGAGGACAAGGAGGAGATCTACGAGCTCTCCAACCGCGAGGACATCTACGAGGAGATGGTCGGCTCCATCGCGCCGTCCATCTACGGTTACGACCAGGAGAAGCTCGCGATGATCCTCCAGCTGTTCTCGGGCGTGACCAAGCACCTGCCCGACGGCTCGCGCATCCGCGGCGACCTCCACATGCTCCTCATCGGGGACCCCGGCACGGGGAAGTCACAGATGCTCTCGTACATCCGGCACATCGCGCCGCGCTCCGTCTACACCTCCGGGAAGGGTTCCTCCTCGGCCGGTCTCACCGCCGCAGCGGTCCGCGACGACTTCGGCGACGGCCAGCAGTGGACCCTGGAGGCCGGCGCGCTCGTACTGGCTGACAAGGGGATCGCCGCCGTCGACGAGCTGGACAAGATGCGTTCGGAGGACCGCTCCGCGATGCACGAGGGGCTCGAGCAGCAGCAGATCTCCGTCTCCAAGGCCGGCATCAACGCCACCCTCAAGAGCCGGTGTTCGCTGCTCGGCGCGGCGAACCCGAAGTACGGCCGCTTCGACCAGTACGAGCCCATCGGCGAGCAGATCGACCTCGAACCGGCGCTCATCTCCCGGTTCGACCTCATCTTCACCGTCACCGACCAGCCCGACCCGGACCACGACGCGAAGCTCGCGGAACACATCATCACCACGAACTACGCGGGCGAGCTGAACACCCAGCGCGAGAAGGTGACGAACTCGGAGTACACCTCCGAGGAGGTCGAGAACGTCACCGAGGAGGTCGCGCCGGTCATCGAGGCGGACCTGCTCCGGAAGTACATCGCGTACGCGAAGCGGAACTGCTACCCGACGATGACCGACGAGGCGAAGGAGGCCATCCGCGACTTCTACGTCGACCTCCGCTCGAAGGGCGCCGACGAGGACGCCCCCGTTCCGGTCACCGCCCGGAAGCTGGAGGCGCTCGTCCGGCTCTCGGAGGCGAGCGCGCGCGTTCGCCTCTCGGACACGGTCGAACGCCAGGACGCCGATCGCGTCATCGAGATCGTCCGGTCGTGCCTGCAGGACATCGGCGTCGACCCCGAGACGGGCCAGTTCGACGCGGACGTGGTCGAGACGGGCACCTCGAAGACCCAGCGCGACCGCATCAAGGGGATCAAGGACCTCATCTCGAGCCTCTCGGAGGAGTACGACGACGAGCCGGGCGCACCCGTCGAACAGATCCTCGAACGGGCCGACGAGGTCGGCATGGACCCGGACAAGGCCGAACAGGAGATCGAGAGCCTTCGCCGGAAGGGCGAGGTGTACGAGCCGCAGAACGGCTACATCAGGACGACGTGA
- a CDS encoding DEAD/DEAH box helicase — protein sequence MSEQLPQVETLFLHQQGDEFAVAVRRGGERRLRGVLELKETDAGPRPRRFRVKRGSDEEPRQPDQFVDLARAAERIRISEQTARSARKRLDEMLDAYQLEAVQVRTCRYCANDGRYSPITEETAVKADRDFICRDCATRELERELSYKGQFTGAAQDRLEELLLEVGDLDRITNLLQGNLDPDLTKFDTISATVDEIDPVRTDELTLHPALQDRTEDRFEELLPVQSLSVRNGLFDGDDQLVVSATATGKTLVGELAGVNNALNGNGKMLFLVPLVALANQKHEDFEDRYGDVLDVTIRVGASRINDDGNRFDPDADVIVGTYEGIDHALRTGKDMGEVGTVVIDEVHTLKEEGRGHRLDGMISRLKHYTERRNSPAQWVYLSATVGNPAWLAENLGATLIEFEERPVPIERHVTFADSREKLRLENDLVKRAFDGKSSKGYRGQTIVFTNSRRRCHEISRKLEYSSAPYHAGLDYKRRKTVERKFGNQDLAAVVTTAALAAGVDFPASQVIFDTLAMGIEWLSVQEFEQMLGRAGRPDYHDEGKVYALVEPDAVYHNSMEMTEDEVAFKLLKGEMEDVRTVYDESSAAEETLANVVVAGKRAKALNDRMLGDVPTTHAVGRLLEWEFIDGLSPTPLGRAVTRHFLAPDDAFRILDGIRRGATAYDVVADMELADQEL from the coding sequence GTGTCCGAACAACTCCCGCAGGTCGAGACGCTGTTCCTCCACCAGCAGGGCGACGAGTTCGCCGTCGCCGTCCGCCGGGGCGGCGAGCGGCGGCTCCGCGGCGTCCTCGAACTGAAGGAGACCGACGCGGGTCCCCGCCCCCGCCGGTTCCGGGTCAAGCGCGGCTCCGACGAGGAGCCCCGACAGCCCGACCAGTTCGTCGACCTCGCCAGGGCGGCCGAGCGCATCCGCATCTCCGAGCAGACCGCCCGGAGCGCGCGAAAGCGGCTCGACGAGATGCTCGACGCCTACCAGCTGGAGGCCGTGCAGGTGCGCACCTGCCGGTACTGCGCGAACGACGGGCGCTACTCGCCGATCACCGAGGAGACGGCGGTGAAGGCCGACCGCGACTTCATCTGCCGGGACTGCGCGACGCGGGAACTCGAGCGCGAGCTCTCCTACAAGGGCCAGTTCACCGGCGCCGCGCAGGACCGGCTGGAGGAACTCCTGCTCGAGGTCGGCGACCTCGACCGCATCACGAACCTGCTCCAGGGGAACCTCGACCCCGACCTCACGAAGTTCGACACCATCTCCGCGACCGTCGACGAGATCGACCCGGTCAGGACGGACGAGCTGACCCTCCACCCCGCGCTCCAGGACCGCACCGAGGACCGCTTCGAGGAGCTCCTCCCGGTCCAGAGCCTCTCCGTGCGCAACGGCCTGTTCGACGGCGACGACCAGCTCGTCGTGAGCGCGACGGCGACGGGCAAGACCCTGGTCGGCGAACTCGCCGGCGTCAACAACGCCCTGAACGGGAACGGGAAGATGCTCTTCCTGGTCCCCCTCGTCGCGCTCGCGAACCAGAAGCACGAGGACTTCGAGGACCGCTACGGCGACGTGCTCGACGTGACGATCCGCGTCGGCGCCTCCCGCATCAACGACGACGGGAACCGGTTCGACCCGGACGCCGACGTCATCGTCGGCACCTACGAGGGCATCGACCACGCGCTCCGGACGGGCAAGGACATGGGCGAGGTCGGCACCGTGGTCATCGACGAGGTCCACACCCTCAAGGAGGAGGGCCGGGGCCACCGCCTCGACGGGATGATCAGCCGCCTGAAACACTACACCGAGCGGCGGAACTCGCCGGCCCAGTGGGTGTACCTCTCGGCGACCGTCGGCAACCCCGCGTGGCTCGCCGAGAACCTCGGCGCGACCCTGATCGAGTTCGAGGAGCGCCCGGTGCCCATCGAGCGCCACGTCACCTTCGCCGACTCGCGCGAGAAGCTTCGCCTCGAGAACGACCTCGTGAAGCGCGCGTTCGACGGCAAGTCCTCCAAGGGCTACCGCGGGCAGACGATCGTCTTCACCAACTCCCGCCGCCGGTGTCACGAGATCTCCCGGAAGCTCGAGTACTCCTCGGCCCCCTACCACGCCGGCCTGGACTACAAGCGCCGCAAGACGGTCGAGCGCAAGTTCGGGAACCAGGACCTCGCCGCAGTCGTCACGACCGCCGCGCTCGCCGCCGGGGTCGACTTCCCGGCCTCGCAGGTGATCTTCGACACGCTGGCGATGGGCATCGAGTGGCTCTCCGTCCAGGAGTTCGAGCAGATGCTCGGCCGCGCGGGCCGGCCGGACTACCACGACGAGGGCAAGGTCTACGCGCTCGTCGAACCCGACGCGGTCTACCACAACTCGATGGAGATGACCGAGGACGAGGTGGCGTTCAAGCTGCTGAAGGGCGAGATGGAGGACGTCCGGACGGTGTACGACGAGTCGAGCGCCGCCGAGGAGACGCTGGCGAACGTCGTCGTCGCCGGCAAGCGCGCGAAGGCGCTGAACGACCGGATGCTCGGCGACGTGCCGACGACCCACGCGGTCGGCAGGCTGCTGGAGTGGGAGTTCATCGACGGCCTCTCGCCGACGCCGCTCGGCCGGGCAGTCACCCGGCACTTCCTCGCGCCCGACGACGCGTTCCGCATCCTCGACGGCATCCGGCGGGGCGCGACCGCGTACGACGTCGTCGCGGACATGGAACTGGCCGACCAGGAGCTGTAG
- a CDS encoding group I intron-associated PD-(D/E)XK endonuclease yields MGPLDELATHEKGDHTEAVVISELKRRGVSVCAPFGDNDRYDLIAESAESLFRLQVKTGWLREVVVEFSGQSQHVNAAGNTYKPYEDDVDFFVVYCHELDSMYLVAEDAFDTG; encoded by the coding sequence ATGGGTCCGCTCGACGAACTGGCAACACACGAGAAGGGCGATCACACCGAAGCCGTCGTGATTTCGGAACTGAAACGACGGGGAGTATCGGTGTGTGCCCCGTTCGGAGACAACGACCGGTACGATCTCATCGCCGAGTCCGCGGAGTCCCTGTTCAGGCTACAGGTGAAAACCGGCTGGCTTCGTGAGGTGGTGGTCGAATTTAGCGGTCAATCACAGCACGTGAACGCCGCCGGGAACACATACAAACCGTACGAGGACGACGTCGACTTCTTCGTCGTCTACTGCCACGAGCTCGATTCGATGTATCTAGTAGCGGAGGACGCGTTCGACACCGGCTAG
- a CDS encoding DUF7855 family protein, which yields MMLVVAHSAGARTTLRNVCRTHGDVVRQRFGRAALLSETELGAFLACRLRAKHGADVQVERTEPFNEFRSVRPAVREAATAYEGRDHPSTPYAKFAAGTVHPDTDAMAGTEL from the coding sequence ATGATGCTGGTCGTGGCCCACTCGGCCGGGGCGCGGACGACCCTCCGGAACGTCTGCCGGACCCACGGGGACGTCGTCCGCCAGCGGTTCGGTCGCGCCGCGCTGCTGTCCGAGACGGAACTGGGCGCGTTCCTCGCCTGCCGGCTCCGGGCCAAACACGGCGCGGACGTCCAGGTGGAGCGGACCGAACCGTTCAACGAGTTCCGGTCGGTCCGGCCGGCCGTCAGGGAGGCCGCGACGGCCTACGAGGGGCGCGATCACCCGAGCACGCCGTACGCGAAGTTCGCCGCGGGGACGGTCCACCCGGACACGGACGCGATGGCCGGGACGGAGCTTTGA
- a CDS encoding DUF7504 family protein, with protein sequence MTERQLEHDIRGRLSDAATVLLLSPSFTEGQGDLCADLLVPRESTGQNALWVSYTKSPDEQVRRFRSHSAGTPRDVGVISVDDAARSATAAAGNAVGAAGAGTAGGPGATTETVTSPGDLTGLGIRITEYLQRWRNADGRTVVCFDSLTAMLQYVDLETAYQFLHVLTGRFATVDAFAHFHMDPTAHDDQTVETIVSLFDAVVELDDDGATVRTR encoded by the coding sequence GTGACCGAACGCCAACTCGAGCACGACATCAGGGGCCGACTTTCGGACGCAGCGACGGTGCTGCTCCTGTCCCCCTCGTTCACGGAGGGCCAGGGCGACCTCTGTGCGGATCTCCTCGTCCCGAGAGAGTCGACGGGACAGAACGCGCTGTGGGTGTCCTACACCAAGTCCCCCGACGAGCAGGTCCGCCGGTTCCGGTCCCACTCGGCGGGCACGCCGCGCGACGTCGGCGTCATCAGCGTCGACGACGCCGCCCGGTCGGCGACCGCCGCGGCCGGCAACGCCGTGGGGGCGGCCGGCGCCGGGACGGCGGGCGGGCCCGGGGCCACGACGGAGACGGTGACCAGCCCCGGCGACCTGACGGGACTCGGCATCCGCATCACCGAGTACCTGCAGCGCTGGCGGAACGCCGACGGGCGGACCGTCGTCTGTTTCGACTCGCTCACCGCGATGCTCCAGTACGTGGACCTCGAGACGGCATACCAGTTCCTCCACGTTCTCACCGGACGGTTCGCGACGGTCGACGCGTTCGCACACTTCCACATGGATCCGACCGCACACGACGACCAGACGGTGGAGACGATCGTCTCGCTTTTCGACGCCGTCGTGGAACTCGACGACGACGGCGCCACCGTCCGCACGCGCTGA
- a CDS encoding cupin domain-containing protein has product MVDSEPAAEGSEVEPVVKRAGDVEYADVGAADGMSRGVFLDESDGAPNFALRRFVLDPGASVPEHTNEVEHEQYVLSGEYTVGIGEEEYTVSAGDALLIPAGVVHWYGNDSEEEGSFVCVVPNGDDAIELVDSA; this is encoded by the coding sequence ATGGTGGATTCGGAGCCAGCGGCCGAGGGGTCCGAGGTCGAACCGGTCGTGAAGCGCGCCGGGGACGTGGAGTACGCCGACGTCGGCGCGGCCGACGGGATGTCGCGGGGCGTGTTCCTCGACGAGTCGGACGGCGCGCCGAACTTCGCGCTCCGGCGGTTCGTGCTCGACCCCGGAGCGTCGGTCCCCGAGCACACGAACGAGGTGGAACACGAACAGTACGTGCTGTCCGGAGAGTACACCGTGGGAATCGGCGAGGAGGAGTACACGGTCTCGGCGGGGGACGCGCTGCTGATCCCGGCCGGCGTCGTTCACTGGTACGGGAACGACTCCGAGGAGGAGGGGTCGTTCGTCTGCGTCGTGCCGAACGGCGACGACGCGATCGAACTGGTGGATTCCGCCTAG
- a CDS encoding SLC13 family permease translates to MPVAPEILLILVLVLGVLVLFVTEPVPVDVTALGLLVTLLLVGPVSTALADAGLVAGSVELVSVEEGLSGFANAATLTVLAMFVLSEGVRRTGVVQRLGALISRLTGGDESRQLGATIGLVGPVSGLINNTAAVAVLLPMVTDLADRGGTSPSKLLLPLSYASMVGGTLTLIGTSTNILASDLYARLAPEAIAREFRMFEFLPLGAVLLVIGSVYLLTVGRWLTPARIEPRADLTEEFEMAEYLTEAVVRADSPLVGRRVESVLEDTTFDVDLVQLIRDRRVFLEPLGQKEIQAGDVFAVRTDRATLVDLLDVEGLDLVPEATVAEEDLEAAPGPKNLVEVVVAPGSSLVGESLATARFRQRYDATVLALRRGGELIRQRMDDVPLRVGDTLLVQASADSLERLDANRNFIVAQEVERHDYRESRTPVAVGIVGLVVALAALGVMPIVVSALAGALAMVLTGCLRPPEVYEAVQWDVIFLLAGVIPLGIAMESSGAAGLLADAVVAAGDVLPPLLLLGVFYVVTALLTNVVSNNASVVLMIPVAIEAAETLGANPLAFAMAVTFAASTAFMTPVGYQTNLFVYGPGGYKFTDYVRVGGPLQAIFAVVTTIGVDYFFGLGM, encoded by the coding sequence GTGCCGGTCGCCCCCGAGATACTGCTGATACTCGTGCTCGTCCTCGGGGTGCTGGTGCTGTTCGTGACGGAGCCGGTTCCGGTGGACGTCACGGCGCTCGGCCTGCTGGTCACGTTGCTGCTCGTCGGGCCGGTGTCGACGGCGCTCGCGGACGCCGGCCTCGTCGCCGGGTCGGTCGAACTCGTCTCCGTCGAGGAGGGGCTCTCGGGGTTCGCGAACGCCGCGACGCTGACGGTCCTCGCCATGTTCGTCCTCAGCGAGGGCGTCAGGCGGACGGGCGTCGTCCAGCGGCTCGGCGCCCTCATCTCGCGGCTCACCGGGGGCGACGAGTCCCGACAGCTCGGGGCGACCATCGGGCTCGTCGGTCCGGTCTCCGGGCTCATCAACAACACCGCCGCGGTCGCCGTGCTCCTCCCGATGGTGACCGATCTCGCCGACCGCGGGGGGACCTCACCCTCGAAGCTCCTGCTGCCGCTGTCGTACGCCTCGATGGTCGGCGGGACGCTCACGCTCATCGGCACCTCGACGAACATCCTCGCCTCGGACCTGTACGCCCGGCTCGCGCCGGAGGCGATCGCCCGCGAGTTCCGCATGTTCGAGTTCCTCCCGCTCGGCGCCGTCCTGCTGGTCATCGGCTCGGTCTACCTGCTCACGGTCGGCCGCTGGCTCACGCCCGCGAGGATCGAACCGCGCGCGGACCTGACCGAGGAGTTCGAGATGGCCGAGTACCTCACCGAGGCCGTCGTCCGGGCGGACTCCCCCCTCGTCGGACGGCGCGTCGAGAGCGTCCTCGAGGACACGACGTTCGACGTCGACCTCGTCCAGCTCATCCGCGACAGGCGCGTGTTCCTCGAGCCGCTCGGGCAGAAGGAGATCCAGGCCGGCGACGTGTTCGCCGTCCGCACCGATCGGGCCACGCTGGTCGACCTGCTCGACGTGGAGGGGCTCGACCTCGTCCCCGAGGCGACCGTGGCCGAGGAGGACCTCGAGGCCGCGCCCGGGCCCAAGAACCTCGTCGAGGTCGTCGTCGCCCCCGGCTCCTCGCTCGTCGGAGAGTCGCTCGCGACCGCGCGCTTCCGGCAGCGCTACGACGCGACGGTGCTCGCGCTCCGGCGCGGCGGGGAACTCATCCGCCAGCGGATGGACGACGTGCCGCTCCGCGTGGGGGACACGCTGCTCGTGCAGGCGTCGGCGGACTCGCTCGAACGGCTCGACGCCAACCGGAACTTCATCGTCGCCCAGGAGGTCGAACGCCACGACTACCGCGAGTCGAGGACGCCGGTCGCCGTCGGCATCGTCGGCCTCGTCGTCGCGCTCGCCGCGCTGGGCGTCATGCCCATCGTCGTCTCCGCGCTCGCGGGCGCGCTGGCGATGGTACTCACGGGCTGTCTCCGCCCGCCGGAGGTGTACGAGGCGGTCCAGTGGGACGTCATCTTCCTGCTCGCGGGCGTCATCCCGCTGGGCATCGCCATGGAGTCCTCGGGCGCGGCGGGACTGCTCGCCGACGCGGTGGTCGCCGCCGGCGACGTGCTCCCGCCGCTGCTCCTGCTCGGCGTCTTCTACGTCGTCACGGCGCTGCTGACGAACGTCGTCTCGAACAACGCGAGCGTCGTGCTGATGATCCCCGTCGCCATCGAGGCGGCGGAAACGCTCGGCGCGAACCCGCTCGCGTTCGCGATGGCGGTCACCTTCGCGGCCAGCACCGCGTTCATGACGCCGGTCGGCTACCAGACGAACCTGTTCGTCTACGGCCCCGGCGGGTACAAGTTCACGGACTACGTGCGCGTGGGCGGGCCGCTGCAGGCCATCTTCGCCGTGGTGACGACGATCGGCGTGGACTACTTCTTCGGGTTGGGGATGTAG
- a CDS encoding DUF7854 family protein gives MDRISALRNVEDALREFEEGEADLAETERRVGTVLRTFATEFETPGKRAYRAVVGGSDGGDADAGTVVVASSPAEARERAGTLADRDPAEVTVEPLE, from the coding sequence ATGGATCGGATCTCCGCGCTCCGGAACGTCGAAGACGCCCTCAGGGAGTTCGAGGAGGGCGAGGCCGACCTCGCGGAGACCGAACGCCGCGTCGGCACCGTGCTCCGGACGTTCGCGACCGAGTTCGAGACGCCGGGGAAGCGAGCGTACCGCGCCGTCGTCGGCGGGAGCGACGGGGGCGACGCCGATGCGGGCACCGTCGTCGTCGCATCCTCGCCCGCGGAGGCCCGCGAGCGCGCCGGGACGCTCGCCGACCGGGACCCGGCGGAGGTGACCGTCGAGCCCCTCGAGTGA